The Pogona vitticeps strain Pit_001003342236 chromosome 3, PviZW2.1, whole genome shotgun sequence genome includes a window with the following:
- the SPSB4 gene encoding SPRY domain-containing SOCS box protein 4 isoform X2 has product MGQKISGSIKSVDVREPPYRPVKRELRGPDFCKPARLDMLLDMPPARLEIQYKHAWNNEDRSLNIFVKEDDRLTFHRHPVAQSTDCIRGKVGYTRGLHVWQIHWPTRQRGTHAVVGVSTAEAPLHSVGYTSLVGSNSESWGWDLGRNKLYHNCKNQPGVTYPVFLEPDESFVLPDSLLVVLDMDEGTLSFIVDGQYLGVAFRGLKGKKLYPIVSAVWGHCEITMRYINGLDQSSLTSGISCSV; this is encoded by the coding sequence ATGGGTCAAAAAATCTCAGGGAGCATAAAGTCTGTTGATGTTCGAGAGCCCCCTTATCGACCCGTCAAACGAGAACTAAGGGGCCCCGATTTCTGCAAGCCGGCGCGGCTGGATATGTTGTTGGATATGCCCCCGGCCCGTTTGGAGATCCAGTATAAACATGCTTGGAACAATGAAGATCGGTCCTTAAATATATTTGTGAAAGAAGATGACAGACTCACTTTTCATAGACATCCGGTGGCTCAAAGCACAGACTGCATACGGGGGAAAGTGGGCTACACCAGGGGCCTGCACGTTTGGCAAATTCACTGGCCCACGAGGCAGCGAGGAACTCATGCCGTGGTTGGAGTGTCAACAGCAGAAGCTCCTTTGCATTCTGTAGGATATACCTCATTGGTTGGTAGCAATAGTGAGTCATGGGGCTGGGACCTTGGACGTAACAAGCTTTACCACAACTGTAAAAACCAGCCCGGTGTGACCTATCCTGTGTTTTTAGAACCAGACGAGTCTTTTGTACTTCCTGACTCCTTACTGGTAGTTTTAGATATGGATGAAGGGACACTTAGTTTCATTGTGGATGGACAGTACCTTGGAGTGGCCTTCAGGGGGCTTAAAGGGAAAAAACTCTATCCTATAGTCAGTGCAGTCTGGGGGCACTGTGAAATTACAATGAGATACATCAACGGACTCGATC